In one Candidatus Auribacterota bacterium genomic region, the following are encoded:
- a CDS encoding polyprenyl synthetase family protein: MDTLPEIARPVKNELRTVEEIIFSCLSSAEEKLGELERYALEGKGKRIRPAVTLLSGAVAGQLREANLYLAAASELIHMATVVHDDVIDEAAVRRGKATINASWGNPVAVLFGDYLLSQAFGILCRFKDNGILPDMVYMTREVCEGEIYQLRRRYDISMTEDEYRGTVSMKTASLFSTCCRLSASLAGAPRPIQESLSRFGRQFGIAYQIADDCLDISEENRGKDRFKDIEGGRVTLPLIKALAALHGEERERLAIAFRGGEVKECRRAIAAAGAIAACRRDAETLLDQARNDLSPLPNSHFKKALIGLTDFLIQSAKN, translated from the coding sequence ATGGATACCCTGCCGGAGATCGCGCGGCCCGTGAAAAACGAGCTGCGGACGGTTGAGGAGATCATCTTCTCCTGTCTCTCGTCCGCCGAGGAAAAGTTGGGCGAGCTCGAGCGTTATGCCCTGGAGGGCAAGGGGAAACGTATCAGGCCAGCGGTGACCCTTCTCTCGGGGGCTGTCGCGGGGCAGCTCCGTGAAGCGAATCTCTATCTCGCGGCGGCATCCGAACTCATCCACATGGCGACAGTGGTTCACGACGACGTGATTGACGAGGCCGCCGTACGGCGAGGGAAGGCAACGATCAACGCCTCCTGGGGGAACCCGGTCGCCGTGCTCTTTGGGGACTATCTCCTCTCGCAGGCGTTCGGCATCCTCTGCCGCTTCAAAGACAACGGCATTCTCCCCGACATGGTATACATGACCAGGGAGGTGTGCGAGGGGGAGATATATCAGTTGCGCCGGAGATATGACATCTCCATGACCGAAGACGAGTACCGGGGGACGGTCTCCATGAAGACCGCCTCGCTCTTCTCGACCTGCTGCCGCCTGAGCGCGTCGCTCGCCGGAGCCCCTCGACCCATTCAGGAGTCGCTCTCGCGATTCGGCAGGCAATTCGGCATCGCCTATCAGATAGCTGACGATTGTCTCGATATCAGCGAGGAGAACAGGGGGAAGGATCGCTTCAAGGACATCGAGGGGGGCCGAGTCACGCTCCCACTCATCAAAGCCCTCGCCGCACTCCACGGTGAGGAGCGCGAGCGTCTCGCCATCGCCTTCCGTGGGGGAGAGGTGAAGGAGTGCAGGCGCGCGATCGCCGCGGCGGGCGCGATTGCCGCGTGCCGCCGGGACGCCGAGACACTGCTCGATCAGGCGAGGAACGATCTCTCACCCTTGCCAAACTCCCATTTTAAAAAAGCACTCATTGGTCTTACCGACTTCCTGATCCAGAGCGCGAAGAATTGA